One stretch of Streptomyces sp. A2-16 DNA includes these proteins:
- a CDS encoding GNAT family N-acetyltransferase has protein sequence MSSERTEVQVRPGVDSDLGPLTDIYNHYVRETPITFDTAVFTPEERRPWLLSHPEDGPYRLMVASDTDPTGTSQRILGYATSSPFRVKPAYATSVEVTVYLAPDAGGRGVGTLLYKALFEALSGEDLHRAYAGIAQPNEASTRLHERFGFRHVGTYREVGRKFGRYWDVAWYEKDL, from the coding sequence ATGTCGTCGGAACGTACAGAGGTGCAGGTCAGGCCGGGAGTCGACAGCGACCTCGGACCGCTCACCGATATCTACAACCACTACGTTCGTGAGACGCCCATCACATTCGACACCGCTGTCTTCACCCCGGAAGAGCGCCGCCCTTGGCTGCTCTCCCACCCTGAAGACGGCCCGTACCGTCTGATGGTTGCCAGCGACACGGACCCGACAGGAACCTCACAGCGGATCCTCGGGTACGCCACATCCAGCCCGTTTCGCGTGAAGCCCGCGTACGCGACCTCCGTGGAGGTCACCGTCTACCTCGCCCCGGACGCGGGGGGCCGCGGTGTCGGCACCCTCCTGTACAAGGCGCTCTTCGAGGCGCTGTCCGGTGAGGACCTGCATCGGGCCTACGCGGGCATCGCCCAGCCGAACGAAGCGTCCACGCGGCTTCATGAACGCTTCGGGTTCCGGCACGTCGGCACCTACCGGGAGGTGGGCCGGAAGTTCGGTCGCTACTGGGACGTGGCCTGGTACGAGAAGGACCTGTAG
- a CDS encoding class III extradiol ring-cleavage dioxygenase gives MSADTLERMPALYLSHGAPPLADDPIWPGELAAWSADLPRPKAILMVSAHWEEAPLALGAVRTVPLVYDFWGFPEHYYKVTYGAPGAPELADSVRKLLRAPGIPVQDIPDRGLDHGAYVPLVEMFPEADIPVLQISMPTLDPVRLMEIGRKLAPLRDEGVLIVGSGFFTHNLAALRHVGSGVPTWSSEFDDWGRRALEARDVDSLLDFLHKAPAGRYAHPRTEHFAPLFVTMGAADVSGELDAQKSVIDGFWMGMAKRSVQFG, from the coding sequence ATGTCCGCCGACACGCTGGAGCGCATGCCCGCCCTCTATCTGAGCCACGGCGCCCCGCCACTCGCGGACGACCCGATCTGGCCCGGCGAGCTCGCCGCCTGGTCCGCTGACCTGCCCCGCCCCAAGGCGATCCTCATGGTCTCCGCCCACTGGGAGGAGGCCCCCCTCGCCCTCGGCGCGGTGCGGACCGTCCCGCTCGTCTACGACTTCTGGGGCTTCCCCGAGCACTACTACAAGGTGACGTACGGCGCCCCCGGCGCCCCCGAACTCGCCGACTCGGTGCGCAAGTTGCTGCGCGCCCCCGGCATCCCCGTGCAGGACATCCCGGACCGCGGGCTGGACCACGGCGCCTACGTCCCCCTCGTCGAGATGTTCCCCGAGGCCGACATCCCGGTCCTCCAGATCTCCATGCCGACCCTCGACCCGGTCCGGCTCATGGAGATCGGCCGCAAGCTCGCCCCGCTGCGCGACGAGGGCGTCCTGATCGTCGGCTCCGGCTTCTTCACCCACAACCTCGCCGCCCTGCGTCACGTCGGCTCCGGAGTGCCCACCTGGTCCTCCGAGTTCGACGACTGGGGCCGGCGGGCACTGGAGGCGCGGGACGTGGACTCCCTGCTCGACTTCCTCCACAAGGCCCCCGCCGGGCGTTACGCCCATCCGCGCACCGAACACTTCGCGCCGCTCTTCGTCACCATGGGCGCGGCGGACGTGAGCGGTGAGCTGGACGCGCAGAAGTCGGTGATCGACGGATTCTGGATGGGAATGGCCAAGCGGTCGGTGCAGTTCGGCTGA
- a CDS encoding MarR family transcriptional regulator — MNTASVPDGEPQWLDDEEQRIWRSYVHATTLLEDHLDRQLQRDAGMPHIYYGLLVGLADAPHRRLRMTELAMKSKITRSRLSHAIARLERNGWVRREDCPDDKRGQFAVLTDEGREMLRGAAPGHVRAVRNAVFDRLTPEQQKSLGEIMQIVAEGLQPDEAGADLPWLR, encoded by the coding sequence ATGAACACGGCATCGGTCCCCGACGGGGAGCCCCAGTGGCTCGACGACGAAGAGCAGCGCATCTGGCGCTCGTACGTGCACGCCACGACCCTGCTCGAGGATCACCTCGACCGCCAGCTGCAGCGGGACGCGGGCATGCCGCACATCTACTACGGGCTGCTCGTCGGACTCGCCGACGCGCCCCACCGGCGGCTGCGGATGACCGAGCTGGCCATGAAGTCGAAGATCACCCGGTCCCGGCTCTCGCACGCGATCGCCCGTCTGGAGCGCAACGGCTGGGTGCGCCGGGAGGACTGCCCGGACGACAAGCGGGGCCAGTTCGCGGTGCTCACGGACGAGGGCCGGGAGATGCTGCGGGGCGCCGCGCCGGGCCATGTGCGGGCCGTGCGCAACGCCGTCTTCGACCGGCTCACCCCGGAACAGCAGAAGTCCCTCGGCGAGATCATGCAGATCGTCGCCGAGGGACTTCAGCCGGACGAGGCCGGCGCGGATCTGCCCTGGCTCCGCTGA
- a CDS encoding MFS transporter has product MSETAAKAPSAPAPSGDANRWKALVFIALAQLMVVLDATIVNIALPSAQTDLGISDGNRQWVVTAYALAFGGLLLFGGRIADLWGRKNAFVVGLIGFAAASALGGAATSGAMMFGARALQGVFGALLAPAALSLLAVMFTDAKERAKAFGIYGAIAGGGGAVGFILGGVLTEYMDWRWTFFVNIPFAIVAALGAYFVIREPEGGRNRNPLDIPGVLLSTLGLVALVYGFTRAESDGWGDSVTVAMFVASAVLLIAFVVTEARVKAPLLPLRVITDRNRGGIYLSLGIAIIAMFGTFLFLTYYLQIVKGFTPIKTGFAFMPMIVGMMVGSTQIGTRLMTRLPARMLMGPGFLVAAVGMLLMTQLEIGSSYASIILPAMLLLGLGMGTAFMPAMSLATLGVEPRDAGVASAMVNTSQQVGGAIGTALLNTIAASATTSYIADHIGSATSKSQQQLVALEGQVHGYTNAIWFAVGMLVLAAVIVVTLVNAGRPDTTAVAGSAEGAEDELAVPVVAH; this is encoded by the coding sequence ATGTCTGAAACAGCCGCAAAGGCTCCGAGCGCACCGGCACCGTCCGGTGACGCCAACCGCTGGAAAGCGCTCGTCTTCATCGCGCTCGCCCAGCTGATGGTCGTCCTCGACGCCACCATCGTGAACATCGCCCTGCCGTCGGCCCAGACCGACCTCGGCATCTCCGACGGCAACCGGCAGTGGGTCGTCACGGCCTACGCCCTCGCCTTCGGCGGACTCCTGCTCTTCGGCGGCCGCATAGCCGACCTGTGGGGCCGCAAGAACGCCTTCGTCGTCGGCCTGATCGGCTTCGCCGCGGCCTCCGCGCTCGGCGGTGCCGCCACCTCCGGCGCCATGATGTTCGGCGCCCGCGCCCTCCAGGGCGTCTTCGGTGCACTGCTCGCGCCCGCCGCGCTCTCCCTGCTCGCCGTGATGTTCACGGACGCCAAGGAGCGCGCCAAGGCCTTCGGCATCTACGGCGCGATCGCCGGTGGTGGCGGTGCCGTGGGCTTCATCCTCGGCGGTGTGCTGACCGAGTACATGGACTGGCGCTGGACCTTCTTCGTGAACATCCCGTTCGCGATCGTCGCCGCGCTCGGCGCGTACTTCGTCATCCGTGAGCCCGAGGGCGGCCGCAACCGCAACCCGCTCGACATCCCCGGCGTCCTGCTGTCCACCCTGGGCCTGGTCGCGCTGGTCTACGGCTTCACCCGCGCCGAGTCCGACGGCTGGGGCGACTCCGTGACCGTCGCCATGTTCGTCGCGTCGGCCGTGCTGCTGATCGCCTTCGTCGTCACCGAGGCCAGGGTCAAGGCCCCGCTGCTGCCGCTGCGCGTGATCACCGACCGCAACCGCGGCGGTATCTACCTCTCCCTCGGCATCGCGATCATCGCGATGTTCGGCACCTTCCTGTTCCTCACCTACTACCTGCAGATCGTGAAGGGCTTCACGCCGATCAAGACCGGCTTCGCCTTCATGCCGATGATCGTCGGCATGATGGTCGGCTCGACCCAGATCGGCACCCGTCTGATGACCCGGCTGCCGGCCCGCATGCTGATGGGCCCCGGCTTCCTGGTCGCCGCGGTCGGCATGCTGCTGATGACGCAGCTGGAGATCGGCTCGTCGTACGCCTCGATCATCCTGCCCGCGATGCTCCTGCTCGGTCTCGGCATGGGTACGGCGTTCATGCCCGCCATGTCCCTGGCCACCCTGGGCGTCGAGCCCCGTGACGCCGGTGTCGCCTCCGCGATGGTCAACACCTCGCAGCAGGTCGGCGGCGCGATCGGTACGGCCCTGCTGAACACGATCGCCGCCTCGGCCACCACCTCCTACATCGCCGACCACATCGGCTCCGCGACCTCCAAGTCGCAGCAGCAGCTGGTGGCGCTGGAGGGCCAGGTGCACGGCTACACCAACGCGATCTGGTTCGCCGTGGGCATGCTGGTGCTCGCCGCGGTGATCGTGGTGACCCTCGTCAACGCCGGCCGTCCGGACACGACCGCCGTGGCCGGGTCCGCCGAGGGCGCCGAGGACGAGCTGGCGGTGCCGGTCGTCGCCCACTGA
- a CDS encoding TetR/AcrR family transcriptional regulator: MTATTTAQRKAPRPRADALRNRERIVTAAREMFTEFGPDVPLDEIARRAGVGNATVYRNFPDRDALVREVVCSVMDRTTEAAEIALTETGDAFEALERFVHTAADERLSALCPMIQSTFDQNHPDLEAARVRCEELVVELMNRAKAAGQLRTDVDSGDLLIVVAQLSRPPAGTACFQIDRFVHRHLQLFLDGLRAPARSILPGTASTLEDLRQA; this comes from the coding sequence GTGACCGCCACGACGACCGCGCAGCGCAAGGCGCCCCGGCCCCGCGCCGACGCCCTGCGCAACCGCGAGCGGATCGTCACCGCCGCCCGGGAGATGTTCACCGAGTTCGGCCCTGACGTGCCGCTCGACGAGATCGCCCGCCGGGCCGGCGTCGGCAATGCCACGGTGTACCGCAACTTCCCCGACCGCGACGCGCTCGTCCGTGAGGTGGTGTGCTCGGTCATGGACCGCACCACCGAGGCGGCCGAGATCGCGCTCACGGAGACCGGGGACGCCTTCGAGGCCCTGGAGCGTTTCGTGCACACCGCCGCCGACGAGCGGCTCAGCGCGCTGTGCCCGATGATCCAGAGCACCTTCGACCAGAACCATCCGGACCTGGAGGCCGCGCGCGTGCGGTGCGAGGAGCTCGTCGTCGAGCTCATGAACCGCGCGAAGGCGGCCGGCCAGCTCCGTACCGACGTGGACTCGGGTGACCTGCTGATCGTGGTCGCCCAGCTCAGCCGGCCGCCGGCGGGCACCGCCTGCTTCCAGATCGACCGGTTCGTCCACCGCCATCTCCAGCTGTTCCTGGACGGACTGCGGGCCCCGGCCCGCTCCATCCTCCCGGGCACGGCCTCGACCCTGGAGGACCTGCGCCAGGCCTGA
- a CDS encoding M6 family metalloprotease domain-containing protein gives MPWTRRRIRPRRIAALASVTALTLAVSTSAGTEPAAPGATTAGPISLARSGTHGACLISGGPAVQMSEGLPTPDGYSRSTGTVRALTLMIDFSDAPGSGSALDRFREFFPQTQDWFRTSSYGRLDYRPETPITDWLRMPKSFRAYGIERGAPFDPGYRRLVQDIVTAADPRVDFRSYDFLNVLVTPNAGPSALDTVLSVTFAGNPDAPVADGVPVANASFVYSRQDDGSGSFPKTGYRVLPHENGHVFGLPDLYTQNGGGAVGHWDIMSEDWGADNDLLGWHKWKLGWLDATQVNCVTEPGTSEYTLTPLARAGSGAKLLFLPLGSRSGYAVELRTREGNDETVCRPGVLVYRVDADVDTGRGPVRVYDARRNSGGCTRSPNVHAELSDAPFTTGEEFRDPGRGIRVRVLGPDGDGNQRVWVTRR, from the coding sequence ATGCCGTGGACCAGACGTCGCATACGACCGCGCCGCATCGCCGCCCTGGCCTCCGTGACCGCGCTGACCCTCGCGGTCAGCACCTCGGCCGGCACCGAACCCGCCGCCCCCGGGGCCACGACCGCCGGCCCGATCTCCCTGGCCCGCTCCGGCACCCACGGGGCCTGCCTGATCAGCGGCGGCCCGGCCGTCCAGATGTCCGAGGGCCTGCCCACACCCGACGGATACTCCCGCTCCACCGGCACGGTCCGCGCCCTCACCCTGATGATCGACTTCTCCGACGCGCCCGGCTCCGGCAGCGCACTCGACCGCTTCCGCGAGTTCTTCCCGCAGACCCAGGACTGGTTCCGCACCAGTTCCTACGGCCGCCTCGACTACCGCCCCGAGACCCCGATCACCGACTGGCTGCGCATGCCGAAGTCCTTCCGGGCCTACGGCATAGAGCGCGGCGCCCCCTTCGACCCGGGCTACCGCCGACTGGTCCAGGACATCGTGACGGCCGCCGATCCCAGGGTGGACTTCCGGTCGTACGACTTCCTGAACGTCCTGGTGACCCCGAACGCCGGACCCTCCGCCCTCGACACGGTCCTGTCGGTGACCTTCGCCGGCAACCCGGACGCCCCGGTCGCCGACGGCGTCCCCGTCGCCAACGCCTCCTTCGTGTACTCCCGCCAGGACGACGGCTCCGGCTCGTTCCCGAAGACCGGCTACCGGGTGCTGCCCCACGAGAACGGCCATGTCTTCGGCCTGCCCGACCTGTACACCCAGAACGGCGGAGGCGCGGTCGGCCACTGGGACATCATGAGCGAGGACTGGGGCGCCGACAACGACCTCCTCGGCTGGCACAAGTGGAAGCTGGGCTGGCTGGACGCGACGCAGGTCAACTGCGTGACGGAGCCCGGGACTTCGGAGTACACGCTGACCCCGCTGGCCCGGGCGGGCTCCGGCGCCAAACTCCTCTTCCTGCCCCTCGGCAGCCGCAGCGGCTACGCGGTCGAACTCCGCACCCGCGAGGGCAACGACGAGACCGTCTGCCGGCCGGGCGTCCTCGTCTACCGGGTCGACGCGGACGTGGACACCGGCCGGGGTCCGGTGCGCGTGTACGACGCGCGGCGCAACAGCGGGGGCTGCACCCGCAGCCCCAACGTCCACGCGGAACTCTCGGACGCGCCGTTCACGACCGGAGAGGAGTTCCGGGACCCGGGCCGGGGAATCCGGGTGCGGGTACTGGGGCCGGACGGGGACGGGAACCAGCGGGTGTGGGTGACGCGGAGGTAG
- a CDS encoding IclR family transcriptional regulator C-terminal domain-containing protein: protein MPAETTTPLSAVVPDEAVAPLIRGVAVVRELTEAGGTLSLSGLERATGLARSTVDRITSTLARMGYVRLDGRDAVATPRLMELGNAYLAALRLPALLSPRADALADELDESVSLAVADRDGIRFIHQATRRRAMSLSFRIGDLLPAERTAPGPLFASEWTDAEWRAWRARRAADPQDLAFTAVPPRELPFPDGEFERRAEAAGRNGWALDDQLIEPGLVAVSVPVRDPRTARIACVANVVSHTSRHSATDLRDTLLPRLRATVAEMEHELATAPEPDPGPPPSDLASWIGASKHELGRDFIESLARGLTVLTAFGAGRAALTLTDVARATGLARATARRALITYEHLGLVRQQPESRTFTLTPRVLSLGFPPLSRTTLPRIAAPHLADLSARVKESTALAVLVSSGSSTEIQYTARAVSPRIMGVDIRVGTRLPASATSLGRVLLADTESSADLDRVRTQGYALLDEGWEDGLRTLAVPLRDRTGRVVAAVNVALHAAGRTERECVEEILPELRRTATRIEEELHAAGHFTRVPLF, encoded by the coding sequence ATGCCCGCTGAGACGACCACGCCGCTGTCCGCCGTCGTGCCGGACGAGGCGGTCGCACCGCTGATCCGGGGGGTCGCGGTGGTGCGGGAACTGACCGAGGCGGGCGGGACGCTGAGCCTGAGCGGCCTGGAGCGGGCGACGGGCCTGGCACGTTCCACGGTCGACCGCATCACGTCCACGCTGGCCCGCATGGGATACGTCCGCCTGGACGGCCGGGACGCGGTGGCGACCCCCCGCCTCATGGAACTCGGCAACGCCTATCTCGCCGCCCTGCGTCTGCCCGCCCTGCTCTCCCCACGGGCCGACGCCCTCGCCGACGAGCTGGACGAGTCGGTGTCCCTGGCGGTCGCCGACCGCGACGGCATCCGCTTCATCCACCAGGCCACCCGCCGCCGCGCCATGTCCCTCAGCTTCCGCATCGGCGACCTGCTCCCCGCCGAACGCACCGCGCCGGGGCCCCTGTTCGCCTCCGAGTGGACCGACGCCGAGTGGCGGGCCTGGCGTGCGCGCCGGGCGGCGGATCCTCAGGACCTGGCCTTCACCGCCGTACCTCCCCGGGAACTGCCTTTCCCGGACGGGGAGTTCGAGCGCCGGGCGGAAGCGGCGGGCCGGAACGGCTGGGCGCTGGACGACCAATTGATCGAGCCGGGCCTGGTGGCGGTCTCCGTCCCGGTACGGGACCCGCGCACCGCCCGGATCGCGTGCGTGGCGAACGTCGTGAGCCACACCAGCCGGCACTCGGCCACCGACCTGCGCGACACGCTGCTGCCGCGGCTGCGGGCGACGGTGGCCGAGATGGAGCACGAGCTGGCGACCGCCCCCGAGCCGGACCCGGGCCCGCCCCCCTCGGACCTGGCCTCCTGGATCGGCGCGTCCAAGCACGAACTGGGCAGGGACTTCATCGAGTCCCTCGCGCGGGGCCTGACGGTCCTGACGGCGTTCGGCGCGGGCCGGGCCGCCCTGACGCTGACGGACGTGGCGCGGGCGACCGGGCTGGCACGGGCCACCGCCCGCCGGGCCCTGATCACCTACGAACACCTGGGCCTGGTCCGCCAGCAACCGGAGTCCCGCACCTTCACCCTCACCCCCCGGGTCCTGTCCCTGGGCTTCCCGCCCCTGTCCCGTACGACCCTCCCCCGCATCGCCGCCCCGCACCTGGCGGACCTCTCGGCACGGGTGAAGGAGTCGACGGCGCTGGCGGTCCTGGTGTCCTCGGGGTCGAGCACGGAGATCCAGTACACGGCACGGGCGGTGTCCCCGCGGATCATGGGCGTGGACATCCGGGTCGGCACCCGGCTGCCGGCCTCGGCGACCTCGCTGGGCCGGGTGCTGCTCGCGGACACGGAGAGCTCGGCCGACCTGGACCGCGTCCGCACCCAGGGCTACGCCCTGCTCGACGAGGGCTGGGAGGACGGCCTGCGCACCCTCGCCGTCCCGCTGCGCGACCGTACGGGACGGGTGGTCGCCGCCGTGAACGTGGCCCTGCACGCGGCGGGCCGCACGGAGCGGGAGTGCGTCGAGGAGATCCTCCCGGAACTGCGCCGCACGGCGACCCGCATCGAGGAGGAACTCCACGCGGCGGGCCACTTCACCCGGGTTCCGCTGTTCTGA
- a CDS encoding XRE family transcriptional regulator: MEIADRTLTVDVIAALRYWPGVIWGGQKNPPEPVDLTVLPPFFNEVLQELPWWNRDWKVRDVEPGLPLEIESDHHGHPSRFTEVSVPGTVGSSGGESLAFVAKVGFAGDRLIRFQAKIGDVVLGPAVAPAGRLEPHQFARVLTGLMDLRGIPVKGMARETARSMSTIHMLRSGSHNPEPLLAQEIAKVLGMSEGDIRVIAGLDDGSTR, translated from the coding sequence ATGGAGATTGCCGACCGCACGCTGACGGTGGACGTGATCGCGGCACTGAGGTACTGGCCCGGTGTCATCTGGGGAGGTCAGAAAAACCCTCCGGAGCCGGTGGATCTCACGGTTCTGCCTCCCTTCTTCAACGAGGTGTTGCAGGAACTTCCCTGGTGGAACCGCGACTGGAAGGTCCGCGATGTCGAGCCGGGTCTTCCCCTGGAGATCGAGAGTGATCACCACGGCCACCCTTCAAGGTTCACGGAGGTGTCAGTGCCGGGCACGGTCGGTTCCAGCGGTGGTGAGAGCCTGGCTTTCGTCGCGAAGGTCGGGTTTGCGGGCGACCGGCTGATCCGCTTCCAGGCCAAGATCGGCGACGTGGTTCTCGGTCCTGCCGTTGCCCCTGCTGGGCGACTGGAGCCACATCAGTTCGCAAGAGTGCTCACCGGGTTGATGGACCTGCGCGGGATTCCGGTCAAGGGGATGGCAAGGGAGACCGCACGATCGATGTCCACCATCCACATGCTCCGCAGCGGCAGCCACAACCCGGAACCGCTTCTCGCCCAGGAGATTGCCAAGGTTCTGGGCATGTCCGAAGGGGACATCAGAGTCATCGCTGGACTCGACGACGGCAGCACGCGGTAG
- a CDS encoding TetR family transcriptional regulator codes for MSQSVGRVPQRRNARSNRARILATARQELGRNPDITLEELARASGVVRRTLFGHFPGRAALLDALAEEAAEALQAAVDLGAEAAEPADRALAQFSLSLWPVGDRYRMLLALARRDLGMERVAGILEPARVRVTAIVERGQRDGVFHSHLPASVLSAGLEAMTVALLEEVNSGALEDDGSRVAVTTLIAAGVPEQQARSVVHDVVATQDVPGD; via the coding sequence GTGTCCCAGTCCGTCGGCCGTGTGCCTCAGCGACGCAACGCACGGTCCAACCGGGCGCGCATCCTGGCCACCGCGCGTCAGGAGCTGGGGCGGAACCCCGACATCACGCTGGAGGAGCTCGCCCGCGCCTCCGGTGTCGTACGGCGCACGCTGTTCGGGCACTTTCCCGGGCGGGCGGCGCTCCTGGACGCACTGGCCGAGGAGGCCGCCGAGGCGCTTCAGGCCGCGGTGGATCTCGGTGCGGAGGCGGCGGAGCCCGCGGATCGGGCGCTCGCACAGTTTTCGTTGTCGCTCTGGCCCGTGGGCGACCGGTACCGGATGCTCCTGGCGCTGGCCCGGCGGGACCTCGGCATGGAGCGTGTCGCCGGGATTCTGGAGCCCGCTCGGGTCAGGGTGACGGCCATCGTGGAGCGGGGGCAGCGGGACGGAGTGTTTCATTCCCACCTTCCGGCCTCGGTGCTGAGCGCCGGTCTGGAGGCGATGACGGTCGCCCTGCTGGAAGAGGTCAACTCCGGGGCTCTGGAGGACGACGGCTCCCGGGTCGCCGTGACCACGCTCATCGCGGCCGGTGTTCCGGAGCAGCAGGCGCGGTCCGTGGTCCACGACGTGGTCGCGACGCAGGACGTCCCCGGCGACTGA
- a CDS encoding DUF234 domain-containing protein, producing MADFVGRRHELETLDRELAKVTAAVGGERPGRCVMLRGRRRVGKSRLVERFAERSGAPFLFYAATGASPEADLARLSQDAQSSSLPLANLLSAARPATWDAAFDVLAAALPHDRVSVVVMDEVPYLMDARGAFEGVLQRAWDRVLEKKPVLLILIGSDLSMMEALNSYGRPFHQRGREMVLGPLNPAEVGGMLGLDPASAFDAALITGGLPLICAEWPHGAGMWEFLQAALSDPVSALLVSAERSLAAEFPQQVQARTVLSAIGSGERTFSNIARAAGGIGATPLQRSLGTLAEKRVIAAELPVSTRPSRDRRYRVADPYLRFWLKLLGPAMEEIERGRSDLTLQRIRENWTSWRGKAVEPLVREALARLLPDANLPAAPAIGGYWTRTNDVEIDIVGADRAPIAKELLFVGSVKWLENSPFDRHDLAALHRHRAALTPAPVPVLAVSRSGTDCTGLDAAYGPEELLAAWSS from the coding sequence ATGGCGGATTTCGTGGGCAGGCGGCACGAGCTCGAGACGCTGGACCGCGAGCTGGCCAAGGTGACGGCCGCGGTGGGCGGGGAGCGGCCCGGACGCTGCGTGATGCTTCGAGGGCGTCGCAGGGTGGGCAAGTCGCGGCTGGTCGAGCGGTTCGCCGAGAGGTCCGGTGCGCCGTTCCTCTTCTACGCCGCCACGGGGGCGTCGCCGGAGGCGGACCTGGCGCGGCTCAGCCAGGATGCGCAGTCGTCCAGCCTTCCGCTGGCGAACCTGCTGTCCGCGGCCCGCCCGGCGACCTGGGATGCCGCCTTCGACGTACTGGCGGCGGCACTGCCGCACGACCGGGTGAGCGTGGTCGTCATGGACGAGGTGCCCTACCTGATGGACGCGCGGGGTGCCTTCGAAGGCGTGCTGCAGCGGGCCTGGGACCGAGTGCTGGAGAAGAAGCCGGTTCTGCTGATCCTGATCGGCTCCGACCTGTCGATGATGGAGGCGCTCAACAGCTATGGACGCCCGTTCCACCAGCGCGGAAGAGAGATGGTGCTGGGTCCGCTCAACCCCGCGGAAGTGGGCGGGATGCTCGGCCTCGATCCCGCCTCGGCCTTCGACGCGGCCTTGATCACCGGTGGACTTCCGCTGATCTGCGCGGAGTGGCCGCACGGCGCCGGGATGTGGGAGTTCCTGCAGGCGGCACTCAGCGACCCGGTCTCCGCTCTGCTGGTGTCGGCGGAGCGCTCGCTCGCCGCGGAGTTCCCCCAGCAGGTCCAGGCCCGCACCGTCCTCTCGGCGATCGGCAGCGGTGAGCGGACGTTCTCCAACATCGCCCGCGCCGCCGGCGGGATCGGAGCGACCCCGCTGCAGCGGTCGCTGGGGACCCTTGCGGAGAAGCGGGTGATCGCGGCGGAGCTTCCCGTGTCCACACGGCCTTCGAGGGATCGGCGCTACCGGGTCGCGGATCCCTACCTCCGCTTCTGGCTGAAGCTGCTGGGCCCGGCGATGGAAGAGATCGAGCGGGGCCGGAGCGATCTGACGCTGCAGCGCATCCGTGAGAACTGGACCAGCTGGCGTGGCAAGGCCGTCGAACCCCTGGTCCGCGAGGCGCTGGCACGACTGCTGCCCGACGCGAACCTTCCCGCGGCTCCCGCCATCGGCGGTTACTGGACCCGCACCAACGATGTGGAGATCGACATCGTCGGAGCGGACCGCGCACCGATCGCCAAGGAGTTGCTGTTCGTCGGCTCGGTGAAGTGGCTGGAGAACTCCCCGTTCGACCGACACGACCTCGCAGCCCTGCACCGACACCGCGCCGCACTCACACCTGCTCCCGTACCCGTCCTTGCTGTCTCCCGCAGCGGAACCGACTGCACGGGCCTCGACGCCGCGTACGGCCCGGAGGAACTCCTCGCGGCGTGGTCATCCTGA
- a CDS encoding Lrp/AsnC family transcriptional regulator produces MNDEVDRKILHALQCAPRAPFRRIGEVANVSEQTVARRYHALRRSGVIRVIGQVDPAVYGQAHWVARIRSRPDRVGPLADSLAKRPDIAYANLASGGSEIICMIRSAVEAHRDDVLLRQLPRSASVLDVSIDLVLHPFGETGTSEWTGYGAGLTPDQVRRLTGDRPPTPAGPPRPPTDEDTPLLDALAEDGRTTHTRLAELTGWSNARVARRLEALEASGTLSYDVELLPERLGHTLNATLWLRVAPAHLKQAGEELARHAEVAFAGAISGRHNLMASVICRDAEDFYRYLTTDVAAIDGIDGYEVSIRVRRLKQAASLIFHGRLVHPTPV; encoded by the coding sequence GTGAACGACGAAGTGGACAGAAAAATCCTCCACGCACTCCAATGTGCGCCCCGCGCCCCCTTCCGGCGCATCGGGGAGGTGGCGAACGTGTCGGAGCAGACCGTCGCCCGCCGCTACCACGCCCTGCGCCGCAGCGGGGTGATACGGGTGATCGGCCAGGTCGACCCGGCGGTGTACGGGCAGGCCCATTGGGTGGCCCGCATCCGGTCCCGCCCCGACCGGGTCGGGCCCCTGGCGGACTCGCTGGCCAAGCGGCCGGACATCGCCTACGCCAACCTCGCTTCCGGCGGCTCGGAGATCATCTGCATGATCCGCTCCGCCGTCGAGGCCCACCGCGACGACGTCCTGCTGCGCCAGCTGCCCCGCTCGGCCTCCGTCCTCGACGTCAGCATCGACCTGGTCCTGCACCCCTTCGGCGAGACCGGCACCAGCGAATGGACCGGCTACGGCGCCGGCCTCACCCCCGACCAGGTACGCCGGCTCACCGGCGACCGACCGCCCACCCCCGCCGGGCCGCCGCGGCCCCCTACGGACGAGGACACCCCGCTGCTGGACGCCCTCGCCGAGGACGGCCGCACCACCCACACCCGCCTCGCCGAGCTCACCGGCTGGTCCAACGCGCGCGTCGCCCGTCGACTGGAGGCTCTGGAGGCTTCCGGCACGCTCTCCTACGACGTGGAGCTGCTGCCCGAGCGCCTGGGCCACACCCTCAACGCCACCCTCTGGCTGCGCGTCGCCCCCGCCCACCTCAAACAGGCCGGCGAGGAACTCGCCCGGCACGCCGAGGTCGCCTTCGCCGGCGCCATCAGCGGTCGGCACAACCTGATGGCCAGCGTCATCTGCCGTGACGCCGAGGACTTCTACCGCTACCTCACCACCGACGTCGCAGCCATCGACGGCATCGACGGCTACGAGGTCAGCATCCGCGTCCGCCGCCTGAAACAGGCTGCGTCACTCATCTTCCACGGCCGCCTTGTACATCCGACGCCTGTGTAG